A section of the Saccharopolyspora gregorii genome encodes:
- a CDS encoding lactate utilization protein B, whose protein sequence is MSGTFLGMPTAPPRGTGNIRGSEPFPAAARTELGNAQLRRNVGKATRTIRDKRIAVTGELPDWEELRSAGAAIKRDVLSRLPDLLEQFEQAVTARGGTVHWARDAAEANAIVTRLVRGTGSDEVLKVKSMATQEIGLNEHLADEGITAIETDLAELIVQLGADRPSHILVPAIHRNRAEIREIFLRAMPGVDPDLDDDPAHLADASRRFLRDRFMRARVAISGANFGVADTGTLSVVESEGNGRMCLTMPETLITVMGLEKLIPSYADLEVFLQLLPRSSTGERMNPYTSMWTGVTPGDGPGEFHLVLLDNGRTATLADEVGREALHCIRCSACLNVCPVYERTGGHAYGSTYPGPIGAVLTPQLAGMDTGSGDPNGSLPYASSLCGACFDACPVKIDIPSLLVELRHQHVEQAGFDAEQALMKAASAAMASAGRWTAAQRAAQLGRLLGRGGRIRALPPPGSAWTSARDLPVPPKRTFRQWWDSAEGRAAIERARREGGAR, encoded by the coding sequence ATGAGCGGCACGTTCCTCGGCATGCCCACCGCTCCGCCGCGCGGAACCGGCAACATCCGCGGCAGCGAACCGTTCCCGGCGGCGGCCCGCACCGAGCTCGGCAACGCCCAGCTGCGCCGCAACGTCGGCAAGGCCACCCGCACCATCCGGGACAAGCGGATCGCCGTCACCGGCGAACTGCCCGACTGGGAGGAGTTGCGCTCCGCAGGCGCCGCGATCAAGCGCGACGTGCTGTCCCGGCTGCCGGACCTCCTGGAGCAGTTCGAACAGGCCGTGACCGCGCGCGGTGGGACCGTGCACTGGGCGCGCGACGCCGCCGAGGCCAACGCGATCGTCACCCGCCTCGTCCGCGGGACCGGCTCCGACGAAGTGCTCAAGGTCAAGTCGATGGCCACCCAGGAGATCGGCCTCAACGAGCACCTCGCCGACGAGGGCATCACCGCCATCGAGACCGACCTGGCCGAACTCATCGTGCAGCTCGGCGCGGACCGGCCCTCGCACATCCTCGTCCCGGCGATCCACCGCAACCGCGCGGAGATCCGGGAGATCTTCCTGCGCGCCATGCCCGGCGTCGACCCCGACCTCGACGACGACCCGGCGCACCTCGCCGACGCCTCCCGGCGGTTCCTGCGCGACCGGTTCATGCGCGCGCGGGTCGCGATCTCCGGGGCGAACTTCGGCGTCGCCGACACCGGAACGCTCTCGGTCGTGGAATCCGAGGGCAACGGGCGGATGTGCCTGACCATGCCGGAGACGCTGATCACCGTGATGGGGCTGGAGAAGCTGATCCCCAGCTACGCGGACCTCGAAGTCTTCCTGCAACTGCTGCCGCGCTCCTCCACCGGCGAGCGGATGAACCCGTACACCTCGATGTGGACCGGCGTCACCCCCGGCGACGGGCCGGGCGAGTTCCACCTGGTGCTGCTGGACAACGGGCGCACCGCCACCCTCGCCGACGAGGTCGGGCGCGAGGCGCTGCACTGCATCCGCTGCTCGGCCTGCCTGAACGTGTGCCCGGTGTACGAGCGGACCGGCGGGCACGCCTACGGCTCGACCTACCCGGGACCGATCGGGGCGGTGCTCACCCCGCAACTGGCCGGGATGGACACCGGTTCCGGCGACCCGAACGGCTCGCTGCCCTACGCCTCCAGCCTGTGCGGGGCCTGCTTCGACGCCTGCCCGGTGAAGATCGACATCCCGTCGCTGCTGGTGGAACTGCGCCACCAGCACGTGGAGCAGGCCGGGTTCGACGCCGAGCAGGCGCTGATGAAGGCCGCCTCCGCGGCGATGGCCTCGGCCGGGCGGTGGACGGCGGCGCAGCGCGCGGCGCAGCTCGGCAGGCTGCTCGGGCGCGGCGGGCGGATCCGGGCGCTGCCGCCGCCGGGCAGCGCGTGGACCTCGGCGCGCGACCTGCCGGTGCCGCCGAAGCGGACGTTCCGGCAGTGGTGGGACTCCGCCGAAGGCCGGGCCGCGATCGAACGGGCCCGGCGCGAAGGAGGTGCGCGGTGA